A window from Salvia miltiorrhiza cultivar Shanhuang (shh) chromosome 2, IMPLAD_Smil_shh, whole genome shotgun sequence encodes these proteins:
- the LOC131012468 gene encoding homeobox-leucine zipper protein PROTODERMAL FACTOR 2-like, with translation MGDEREALKGKMSNEREALSNRKRYHRHSQQQIQQMEAFYKECPHPDEKQRKELSIQLGIEPIQVKFWFQNKRTQMKTQHEHNENAQLRTENERLRAENLRFREALINISCPNCGVPNFQESQLMENYSLNQHASKPSSWAPHLAIGPINNEVESEDYRAAVMEAASSAMEELVRVAQLGEPLWVASADRHTFVLNEEEYFRAFPKVFGPRRDGFKSEASREAIVVPATAADVVGILMDVEQWTNVFSGVVSQATNLQVVSSGLEGTYNEVVQVMTAEFHVPSPVVPTRESYFVRHCRRHVDATWAVVDVSLDHLHSTPSNTCRRRPSGCLIQDMPNGYSKVIWVEHVEVEGGGVHSIYKPLITAGLAFGARRWIAILNGYCQRVVIGLVPSDIDFLENQQGRKSMLKLAERMVARFCRGVNTSIANIWTTISGFGNSSDCVKIMTRKNVDDLSMPLGFHLNVATSFWLPIPPKRVFDFLRDHNNRKEWDMLLNGGDVEEMAHIASGKEDGNRVTMYQVKAMGGSSSETIMLQESRKDPTASYVVYAPIDMICAETILGGGDPISVPLLPSGFAILPDGPTRGGRTTAEGETGGSLLTVALQVLVDSTPDANLNSGSLAVANKIICGIMDKIKQALIT, from the exons ATGGGTGATGAGAGAGAAGCTCTTAAAGGAAAGATGAGTAATGAGAGAGAAGCTTTGAGCAACAGAAAACGCTACCATCGTCACTCTCAACAACAGATCCAACAAATGGAAGC GTTTTATAAAGAATGTCCACATCCGGACGAGAAGCAAAGGAAAGAACTGAGTATTCAACTTGGGATAGAACCAATTCAAGTCAAATTTTGGTTCCAAAACAAGAGAACACAAATGAAG ACGCAGCACGAGCACAACGAGAACGCCCAGCTCCGAACCGAAAACGAACGACTCCGGGCTGAGAATTTAAGGTTTCGAGAAGCTCTCATCAATATTTCTTGCCCTAATTGTGGTGTTCCAAATTTTCAAGAAAGCCAACTAATGGAAAATTATTCCTTAAATCAG CACGCGAGCAAACCCTCTTCTTGGGCCCCACATTTAGCCATCGGTCCCATTAATAATGAAGTTGAGAGCGAAGATTATCGGGCGGCTGTGATGGAGGCGGCGAGCTCCGCCATGGAGGAGCTCGTGAGAGTAGCTCAATTGGGTGAACCGTTGTGGGTGGCGAGCGCAGACCGCCACACTTTTGTGTTGAATGAAGAGGAATATTTTCGGGCTTTTCCCAAGGTTTTCGGGCCTAGGAGAGATGGGTTCAAATCCGAGGCGTCGCGGGAAGCCATTGTTGTTCCCGCCACGGCTGCGGATGTCGTTGGGATCCTAATGGATGTG GAGCAATGGACAAATGTGTTTTCAGGAGTAGTTTCACAAGCAACGAACTTGCAAGTCGTGTCGTCTGGATTGGAGGGAACGTATAATGAAGTTGTGCAAGTG ATGACTGCGGAGTTTCACGTCCCATCGCCGGTGGTTCCGACTCGCGAAAGCTACTTTGTGCGACATTGTAGACGACACGTGGATGCCACGTGGGCCGTGGTCGATGTCTCTTTAGATCACTTACATTCTACTCCGTCCAACACATGTCGGAGAAGACCTTCCGGTTGTCTCATTCAAGACATGCCTAACGGTTACTCCAAG GTGATATGGGTCGAGCATGTTGAAGTGGAAGGCGGAGGCGTCCACAGCATTTATAAACCACTAATTACGGCCGGTCTAGCTTTTGGGGCACGGCGGTGGATTGCGATTCTCAACGGATATTGCCAACGTGTTGTGATCGGATTGGTTCCTTCGGATATCGATTTTTTAG AAAATCAACAAGGTAGGAAAAGCATGCTGAAGCTAGCAGAAAGAATGGTAGCAAGATTTTGCCGCGGAGTAAACACCTCAATTGCAAATATATGGACAACCATATCTGGGTTTGGGAACTCAAGCGACTGTGTCAAAATCATGACTCGGAAAAATGTGGATGATCTGAGCATGCCGTTAGGGTTTCACCTCAACGTCGCCACTTCATTTTGGTTGCCCATCCCGCCCAAGAGGGTCTTCGATTTCCTCCGCGATCACAATAATCGGAAAGAG tgggacatgCTTTTAAACGGAGGTGATGTTGAAGAAATGGCCCACATTGCGAGTGGCAAAGAAGATGGAAACCGTGTTACAATGTACCAAGTAAAG GCTATGGGTGGAAGCTCGAGTGAAACGATAATGCTGCAAGAAAGTCGCAAAGACCCCACGGCCTCCTACGTCGTTTACGCCCCAATCGACATGATCTGTGCAGAGACGATTTTAGGTGGCGGCGATCCCATTTCCGTACCCTTACTTCCGTCGGGATTCGCCATTCTCCCCGATGGCCCGACTCGCGGCGGCCGAACCACGGCGGAAGGGGAAACCGGAGGATCGCTTTTGACGGTGGCCCTTCAG gTTTTGGTAGATTCAACTCCTGATGCAAACCTTAATTCGGGATCGCTTGCAGTAGCTAACAAAATAATTTGTGGCATTATGGATAAAATTAAACAAGCTCTCATCACCTGA